The Solanum lycopersicum chromosome 6, SLM_r2.1 genome has a window encoding:
- the LOC101246146 gene encoding RNA-binding protein 1-like has translation MAADAYRKDTNTVQLEVMSPDLTPLSPEIPLNEYEAPEDMLPPNASSTLYVEGLHEDCTTREVAHIFHHFKGYKEVRLVPEPSIYPGVNTLIHCFVDFVSPLHAAAAMDALQGYKFDLDEHDSCNLMLQFARNPGVTSAGGDC, from the exons ATGGCGGCGGATGCTTATCGGAAGGACACCAACACTGTGCAGCTGGAAGTGATGTCGCCGGATCTTACTCCTCTCTCTCCGGAAATCCCTCTCAATGAATATG AAGCTCCAGAAGATATGCTTCCTCCAAATGCTAGCAGTACATTGTATGTAGAGGGTTTGCATGAGGACTGTACGACAAGAGAGGTGGCAC ACATATTCCACCATTTTAAAGGTTACAAAGAAGTTAGGCTCGTACCAGAACCATCAATATAT CCTGGAGTCAATACCTTGATTCATTgctttgttgattttgtgagtCCGCTTCATGCAGCTGCTGCCATGGATGCCTTACAAG GTTATAAATTCGACCTTGATGAGCATGATTCATGCAACTTAATGCTGCAATTTGCTCGCAATCCTGGTGTGACGTCAGCTGGAGGGGATTGTTGA